The region CTTTCTCGTCGACCTACGCCGCCACGCGCGGTGGTCGTACCCGGGACTCGTGGAAGTAAGCCTCTGAAATCAAGCGCCTGAAAGCCGGGCAAAATTAAAGCGCGGACCGCATGCAGCGGCCCGCGCTTTTTAATGTTCTCGATGTTATTGGTCTGACAGCTTGGAACTGAGAAACTCCCCTTGGAGGCCTCTATCCGTATCTGGTGATGCTCACGATAGTACGGACGACGTACTTGTCACTACATTGGTACTTACCCCGGTATGCAGTCACGCCCGAAGATGCCCGGTGGGCAGTGCCGTCGTGTACTTCACCTGGCTCAGGGCGAAACTCGATCGGATGCTGGCCACGCTGGGGATCTGCGTCAGGCACTCCAGCAGCAGGGTCTGGTACTTCGCCAGATCCTCGATGACGACCCGCAGCATGAAGTCGGCTTCGCCACTCATCAGGTAGCACTCCATGACCTCCGGCCGTTGACGGATGGCCTCGGTGAAGACCTCCAGGGAATCCTTGTCCTGTTGCTTCAGGGAGACGTGGACAAAGACGTTGACGGTGAGGCCCAGTGTCAGCGGGTCGACCAGGGCGACCGAACCGCGCAGCACGCCTTGCTGCTTCAAGTCGGCAACACGGCGCCAGCAAGGCGATGCGGACAGCCCGATCCGTTCCGCGAGCTCCGCGTTGCTAAATTCGGCGTTCTGCTGCAGTGCATCGAGTATCTGCAGGCTGGCTTCGTCCAGCTCTATCTTCGGCATGGTGAATTATTCTCAATTCAGATCAGTTTGAGAATAATTTAACCCAGCTCTCCAGTAAACATAAGGGAAATAGAAGAGCAATTTCTGGCCTCATCCGGCAAACTTTTCGACATTCAAACCCTGTTCCAACCCTGTCGAAATCCGAGTTCGCGATGCGTATCGCCAAGCCGTCCCCTGCCCTTGCCTCCCCCTCCATCGCCCCTGCTTCCATCGTCGTGCCGTCCGGCCTGGGCACCCTGGCCTGGCTGGGGATCATGGTGCTGCTGTGGGGGCTTAGCTGGCCCGTGACCAAACTGGCCTTGAACACCATGCCGCCACTCTGGCTCGCGGCCACCCGCTTCGGCAGCGCCGCGCTTTGTCTGTTCGCGCTGAGCGCGCTGCGCGGCACCTTGCGGCTGCCGCCGCGGGGGGACTGGCCCATCATCGCCAGCATGGGCTTGCTGCAGATGATGACCTTCACCGGCCTGGGCATGATCGCCATGACCCATGTCGATACCGGGCGCGCGGTATTGCTGGCCTACACGACGCCCCTCTGGGGCGTGCTCGCCAGTTGGCTGCTGTATCGCAACGCACCGACGCAGCTGCAACTGCTGGCGCTCTTCGTGGGACTGGCGGGCATCGTCCTGGTGTGCTCACCGCTGGAGATGGATTGGACTGCCCCCGGATCCCTGATGGGAGCGGCCTTCCTGCTGACGGGCGCGATCTGCTGGTCCGTCGTCATCCTGCACATCAAGCGCCATCGCTGGACGGCCACGCCCCTGGCATTGGCACCCTGGCAGATGTTGCTCGCCACCGTGCCCCTGGCCGCGCTGGCCTACGCCCTGGAAGGCAGCCCGGCACGCATCCAGGTCAGCGCGCACCTTCTGGAACAGTTATTGTTCATCGGCCCGGTAGCGACGTCGGCGTGCTTCGTCATCTCCGCCGAGTACGGGCGCCGCATCAGTACCTTCGCCATGTCCAACTTCACCCTTGGCGTGCCGCTGGTCGGCATTGCCGCATCGGCGCTTTTCCTGGGCAGCCGCCTGACACCCGTATTCATGATGGGTTTGGGCTTGATCATGGCCGGCATGCTGTTGGCGGCCGTCGCGGGCGGGCGGCGCGGGCGTTAAGGCCAGCTGGATGCGGATCCGGCACGCACAATGAGGAAAGGGGCCCGCGGGCCCCTTTCCTCTTCCAGACGGCCAAGCTAAAGCCGAAGGAGGACGATCAATCGTCCTGGTGCATGCCGGTGGCTTTCACCACGGCGCCCAGGCGAGCGCGCTCTTCATCGCAGAACTTGATGAAGTCGGCGCGCGTGCCGCCGACGGGCTCGATGCCCTGGTCGGTGAAACGCTTGACGTTGGCCGGATCCTTCATGGCGGCGTCGACACCGGCGGCAACCCTGTCCAGGATCGCGTCGGGCACACCCTTGGGGGCATGCAGGCCGGCCCAGTGGGCGATCTTGATGTCGGGGAACCCTTGCTCGGCGGCCGTCGACAGTTCCGGGTAGGCCTTGATGCGTTCCGACCACGTGCAGGCCAGCGCCTTCAGCTTGCCGCCCTTGACCATCGGCAGCACGACGATGCTGGCTTCCGAGGTCGCGTCGACCTGGCCGCCGATCACGGCCGACACCGATTCACCGCCGCTCTTGTACGGCACCAGGTCCAGCTTGGCGCCGTAGTTGGTGGTCAGGATGCCTTCGACGAAGTGCGGCGTGCTGCCCGTGCCGGCCGTCGAGAAGTGCAGGCCGTGGCCCGTCTTCGAACCTTCGACGAATTCCTTCAGGTTGTTGTACGGCGAGTTCGCCGGCGCGACGATGACCGAAGGCGCCAGGCCGACCATGGCCACCGGGACCAGGTCGCTATCCTTGTAGTGAACCTTGCGGATCATGCTGTTCGAGATCACGCCCGCGGCGCTGATCAGGAACGTATAGCCATCCGCATCGGCGCGCGCGACGTAGTCGGTGCCGATCACGGCGCCGGCGCCCGGCTTGTTTTCAACAATGACGCTGACACCCAGCGATTTCGCGATGCCTTCAGCGGCCGCGCGGCCCAGCAGGTCATTGGCGCCGCCGGGGGCGAACGGAACAATGATGCGGATGGGCTTGGACGGCCACTTGTCTTCCGCGAAGGCGATCTTCGGGGCCACGGCGATCGACGCCATGCCAAATGCTGCCGTATTGAAACGGCGACGGGTAATGTTCAAGGCTTTCTCTCCAGATACCTATTAATTGATATATCGCCCATATTTGAATTCCACTCTTTTTCGTTTGACGGGAACGCCCGCACGTTCGTCGTCATCAGTGGTGTTTTGCTGCGTAGGGCTGCGGAGCGAATAGTAAGCGCAATGGAAGTTTTTTGCTCAAATCGGGGAAATAAGGGTCTATATCCACGATTTGTACTCGTCCCCGATTATCTTCGGAGACATTTCCTTCATTCTGCTTTCATTAATTGGCCGGCTCCATGCCTTTGGTCTTCAATAACTGCTGGGTGGCCGGCGTGTGCAGTTCATTAATAAAAACCGCCGCTGCGGTCTTGCTGGCGGATTTCGCGCAGACGGCGGCGGCATAGTTGGTGTAGTTCTGGATCTCGGCCGGCAAAGGGCCGACCAGTACCGCTCCGGGGACGGTCAGGATTTCACTGATTTGGTGGATGCCAAGTGCCGCCTGCCCGTCAACGATCTTCTGGGCGACCAGTCCGCCAGGCACCAGCACGGCCTTGGCGGCGATTTGCTGGTCTATGCCCAGTTTCTTGAACAGGCCTGTCAGGTAAACCCCGCTGGAACCGCCCGCGGCGGGATCCAGATAGGCCACCGATGGAGCTGCCAATAAAGCAGCTTTAAAAGCGTCGACCGTCGCAATATCCGGCCGGGCCGTGCCGCTGGCCACGACGACGCCTATGCCCACCCGTGCGATGGGCCGAATCGACTCCCCGTCGATAATGCCCTTGGCCGCGAGCTCCTTTAGCGCCCCGGCGGGCAGCAGCGTCAGATCGCACGCGTCGCCACCCTCAAGGCGTTTGACCAAGGCGCCCGCCGTGTCGTTTTCGATACTGATCTCACGGCCGGCATCTTTACGGAATGCCGGCACCGTCGCGGTAACCACGGACTTGATCGCGCCGGCGGTCAGTATCTTCAAACTGTCTTGCGCCTGCGCCGCGGCGGAACCAGCCGCCAGCAACACCGCAACGAATACCCTCAGCTGCAACGACCTGCCCTGACGCGCCTTGACCATGATGATCTGCTCCTGGAACGGGAATTTCCGTTGCGAGGATTCTACTCAAGGCGCAAGACATTCCCCATACGTATACGCCATAAGGCGACGCGCGCCACTTAGTAACGAACCGCGGCATCCCGCCCTGCCGACGCCGCCTGCGCCAGCGCCCGCGTGATGATGCTCGTGGACACGTTGCAGAAATAGCGGGCGCCCAGGGGGCCGTATTTGGCTTCGTCGGCGGGAGTCAGCGCGATGATGCCCGGGCATTTGCCGGCGGCGGCGATGGCTTGCAGCCCTTGCGCGATCGCGCGCTGGACCGGCTCGGCATTCCAGTCGCTGCCGTGGCCCATGGCGTGCGCCAGGTCGTTGGGGCCGATGAAGACCGCATCGACACCGTCCACCGCCGCGATGTCGCCCGCCAGCGCGATGGCCTCTGGCGTTTCTATCATGGCGATGAAAGCAATGCCTTCGTTGCTGCGTTGGGTATGGCCCGCACCGCCGAATGCGCCGTAGCCGGCCGCCCGCGTGCTGAAGGCGCTGCCCCGCGCACCCAGCGGCGGATAGCGCGTCATGCCGGCCAGCCGGCGGGCCTGCTCCACGGTCTGCACCATGGGTACCTGCACCGCACTGGCGCCCATGTCCAGGATGCGCGGCAGGTCGTGCTCGAAGCATCGGACCACCGGCGGTATGCCCGCGGCCCGCGCGGCCCGCAGCATGTGTTCGGTGACACCGAGGTCGGCACTGCCATGCTCGTTGTCGATGATCACGAAATCGAAGCCGGCGTAGGCGCACATCTCGATAATGGCCGGGCTGGGCAGGCCGTTGAACAAGCCACGCAAGGGTTGGCCGCCACGCAACAGGGCCGGCAGGCGGCCGTCGATGGGGAAACGGTTTTCAGTCATGTATCGCTCCTGTAGCGGTGTCAGTCTGCTTGAATGCCGGCATCTTTGATCACCTTGCCCCACTTGTCGATTTCGCTGCGCTGGAACGCGGCGAATTCCGCGGAGCCGCGGCCGTCCGGCGCGACACCCAGCATGAGCAATTTGGCTTTCACTTCAGGCGTTGCCACCGCGGCAGCGATTTCGCGGGCAATGCGATCCACCACCGGCGCCGGCGTCCCCGCCGGGGCGAAGATGCCCTGCCAGGACTGCATCTCGAAACCCGGCAAACCCAGCTCCGCCAAGGGCTTGGCCTGCGGCAGATCCGCCAGCGGCTTGGCCGAAGTGACACCCAGCACCTTGACCTTGCCCGAATCGATCATGGGCCGCGCCGCCGCGACCGTGTCGAACACCATGTCGATCTGTCCGCCGATCAGGTCGATCATGGATTGAGAACCGCCCTTGTAGACGATCTGGCGCAAGCGCGTGCCGGAGATGGACTGGAACAGCTGGCCAGACAAATGCTGCGACGTCCCCGGCCCCGCGGTGCCGTAGGTCAAGGTATCGGGCTTGGCACGCGCAGCGTCGATCACCGCCTGCACCGACGTATAGGGGCTGTCCGCCCGCACCACCAGCGCATTGCTGACCATGCCCACCAGCGCGACAGGCGTGAAGTCCTTGACCGGGTCATAGCCAAGGCTCTTCACGAAGAATGGATTGACAGCGTGAGTCGTAATCGTTCCACCCACGATGGTGTAGCCGTCCGGATCGGCGCGCGCCACCAGCTGCGTACCGACGATGCCGGACACGCCAGGCTTGTTCTCGACGATGACGGACTGCCCCAGGCGCTTCGTCAGTTGCTCGGCGATCAAGCGCGCCACGCCGTCGGACACGCCGCCTGGCGAGAAAGGCACAATATAGCGGATGGTGCGGGAGGGCCAGGTGTCCGCCGCGTGCACGGCGGGGGCCGCTGCGGCCAAGGACAGTCCCAAGGAGGCCGTCGCGGCCAGGACACGTAAGAATTTGCGCTGCATGTATTGTCTCCTGCGTATTGAATGCGGGCGGATATGACGCCCTGCTGTGTTTATTGCGCTGCTTGATCCGGTATCTACTGCAGTGTTTATTGAGGTATTTATTGACTCACGCGGTGCCGCGCTCCACCAACACGCAAGGCACGACGATGTCGCGGGGTCGAAGCTCTGCCTGCATCTGCTCGCGCAGCAGCTCCACCGTCGCATCGACCATGGGTTCCAGCTGCTGGCGCACGGTGGTCAGCTGGTACGCGCCCCACGCGGCCTGCGGCACGTCGTCGAAACCGACCACGCCCACGTCTTCGGGCACACGCAACTTCAAGTCCTGACGCAGCACATCCAAGGCGGCGATGGCCATGTGATCGTTGGCCACGAAGATGGCGTCGACGCGGTCTTCCACCCGGTCCGTCTCGAAGAAGCGCCGCGTGGCCGCCTGCGCCAGATCAAAGTCGTAATGACCGACCTCGCGCTGGTGCAGGTCGTGCCCCAAGGCATGCAAGGCGTCACGGAAGCCCCGTTCCCGCTCGATGCTGGTCGACGAATCCTCCAGGCCCGCCAGGTAGCCGAACCGGCGATACCCGCGCTGCACCAGATGCCGTGCCGCCATCCGACCACCCGCGTGGTTGTCCGACGTGACCGAACTGCTGGCATGACGTGCCAGGCCGCCCAGCATGGATATGCGATTGAATTGCACCACCGGCACGCCCACTTCAGCGCAGCCCCGCGCGATATTGGGCGACAGCATGGCCGACGCCATGACGATGCCGTCGACCTGGTACTGCAGGATCTCAGCCAGCACGCCGTCCGCCGCCTCGTCCAGCTCGGCAATGAACATCAGCACGTGATAGCCCTCCTTCTGCAGCTTTTGGGACAGCTTCTCGATGACCAGCGGATAGAACTGATTCTCCAGATAGCTCATCACCAGCGCCACGATGCGGCTGCGGCGCGTGATCAGGCTGCGTGCTAGGGCGTTGGGCCGATATCCCAGCTTTTGTGCGGCTGCGAGCACCTTGCGCCGCGTTTCCTCCGACACACTGGCGCCGGGCGTGAAGGTGCGACTGACAGCGGACTGCGACACGTTGGCGAGATCCGCCACGTCCTGCGCCCGCGGCGACGTCTTCATGCCGCGGTCCATCCCGCGTCCAGCATCAGGGCGCTGCCCGTCATCAGACTGGACGCCTCGCTGGCAAGGAACACGATGGCCCCCATCACTTCGTCCAGGCGACCCACGCGCCCCAAGGCATTGCGGGCGCCGACCCATTCGCGATAGCCGGGCTGAGCCAGCATGGGCGCGGTCATGGGCGTCTCGATGAAAGTGGGACAAATGGTGTTGACGCGGATGCCCGCCGCCCCGACTTCCCAGGCCAGCGCGCGCGTCATGCCTTCCAGCGCGTGCTTGCTGGCGCAGTACACGGTGCGGCCCGGACTGCCCACATGACCCATCTGCGACGACACATTGATGATGGAGCCCCCACGCCCTTCCTTCAACAAACGGCGGGCTGCCGCGCGACTGGCGTAGAACGTCGCCTTGACGTTGAGGTCCAGTACCGCGTCGATGTCCTCGTCGGTCTGCTCCACCAAAGGCTTGGGACGATTCATGCCGGCATTGTTGACCACGATATCGAAGGCCTCGCCTTGCGTCATCACGCGGTCGACCGCCGCCGAGTCCGTCACGTCCAGTACCTGTGCGGCGCAAGCGATGTCTTCGGCGCGCAAGGCCTCGCAGACTTGCTCCAGCTCGGCGCCACGCCGGGCCGCCACCGTGACATGCGCGCCGGCGCGGCCCAGCGCGGCGGCGGCCGCCAGACCGATGCCGCCGCTGCCGCCGGTCACCAACGCGCGCCGGCCTTGCAGGCCGAAACCCGCTCCCTTCGGCAATTCGATCATGCCTTCGCTCCCGCCGCGACGGGTTGATACCAGGGCAGATCGGGCCGATTGCCATAGCGGCGCACGCGGATATTGGCTTGCTCGCCATGGCCGGCGAAATTTTCCATATGGCACAGGCGCGAGCAGTACTCGCCGATGGCGGCGCTGGCCGCATCCGTCAGCACCCGTTGGTACGTACACGTCTTGAGGAATTTGCCGACCCACAAGCCGCCGGTATAGCGCGCATTCCGATTCGTCGGCAGCGTGTGATTGGTGCCGATCACCTTGTCGCCGAAGCTGACGTTGGTGCGCGGCCCCAGGAACAGCGCACCGTAGTTGGTCATGTTCTTGAGGAAATAATCGGGGTCGCGCGTCATCACCTGCACGTGCTCGTAGGCCAGGTCATCCGCGACCTTCAGCATTTCTTCCTGGGTGTCGCAGACGATGACCTCGCCACAATCGGCCCAGCTCTTGGCGGCGATGGCGGCGGTCGGCAGCTTGGCCAGCTGACGCTCGATTTCGTTCATGGTGTCGTGCGCCAGCTGCTCGCTATTGGTCAGCAGGATGGCCGGCGAAGTGGGACCATGTTCGGCCTGGCCCAGCAGGTCGACGGCGCACAGCTCGCCATCCACGCTGTCATCGGCGATGACCAAGGTCTCCGTGGGACCGGCGAACAGGTCTATGCCCACGCGGCCGTAGAGCTGGCGCTTGGCTTCCGCCACGAACATATTGCCCGGGCCCACCAGCATGTCCACGGGCGCCACCGTCGGCGTGCCCACCGCCATGGCGACCACGGCCTGGACACCCCCCAGCACCAGGATCTCGTCCGCGCCGGCCATGTCCATGGCCGTGACGATGGCGGGATGCGGCTGGCCCTGGTAAGGCGGCGCGGTGGACACGACGCGATTCACGCCTGCCACCTTGGCGGTCAGCACGCTCATGTGCGCCGAAGCCAGCATGGGATATTTGCCGCCCGGGATGTAGCAGCCCACGGCGTTCACCGGCACGTGCTTGTGCCCGAGCACCACGCCGGGATACGTCTCCACTTCGACATCGCGCATGGACTCGCGCTGGATCTGCGCGAAGTTGCGGATCTGGGCCTGCGCGAAAGCGATGTCCTCGATCTCGCGCGCCGACAGTTTCTTGCGCGCGGCTTCGATTTCCGCTCGGGACAGGCGGAAATCCGCGGGATCCCATTGATCGAACTTGCGGCTGTATTCGCGCACGGCTTCGTCGCCACGCGTCTCGATGTCTCGAATGATGCCTTCGACGGTGGCGCGCACCTTGGCGTCGTCTTCGGTCTTTACGGCGGCGGTACGGCCGCGCTTCAGATGGCGAATCATGGGGTCTCCTGCCCTGGATGGATAGTCGCGATGACTAGTTGTTGAGGGCAGTCTTAGGGCTTTGCATACGTATGCAAATAAGTAGAAACCCTAGGTTTTAGGCGTCGCCTTCCAAAATTTACGCGTCGTCCTTCAAACGGACGCCCGAACATCCTTCCTGGCGCATGCGATCGGCCAGATAGGCGATCTTGCTTGCGGCATCGGCCAGCGGGTAGCCCTGCGGACGAATGTTGGAGACGCAATTGCGTTCGGAGTCATTGCGCCCGACCTTGGGCAGCCAGGTCATGTACGCGCCCAGCGAGTCGGGCGATGTCAGCCCGGGCCGTTCGCCGACCAGAATGATCATCAGTTTCACGTCCAGCGCTTCGCCGATGTCATCACCCGCCGCCACGCGGCCCTGCTCCAGCAGGACCAGCGGCGCCAGCAGCCAGCCCTGCTCCCGCAGCATGGGGACCAGATGGCCCAGCAAGGCCGTCGCATGATGCTGGCCCGCCGTGGCGGACAAGCCGTCGGCCACGGTAATGCAGACATCCAGCCCGCGTTGTCCTGACACCATCAGCCTTTCGCGCGATTCGGCGTCGAGGCGACGGCCCAGATCCGGGCGCAGCAGATAGCGTTGCCGCTCCGCCGCTTCGCTGCGGCAATGCAGGACGGGCAGCCCCAAGGGCAGCAGGTCCGCGCGCAAGGCGTCGACGTCGAGCGCTGCGTGGACGGCATCGCGGGCACGTGCATGGGACAGCCGGAAATCCAGCAAGGACTCCGTCGCCAACGAGGCGCCGGAACGCGGCAAACCTATGCGCGCGGCCGTCAGCTGGCGCAGCCGCTGCCACAGCGGGGCCGCGGTCGCGGTGTCGGGCAGGTCATCGGAATTCGCCATGGCAATCTCTCAGGCGGCCGGCAGCAAGGCGGGCAACAAGGCGGCGAATGCCGGCGGCAAGGACGCCGGGCGGATGCGGCCATTCGCATCGCACAGGCCCTGCTTGATCAACCAGGCCTCGAACTCCGGCGCCGGCCGCTTGCCCAGCAGCTCGCGCATGGCCAGCGCATCGTGGAAGGACGTGCTTTGATAGCCCAGCATGATGTCGTCGGCGCCCGGCACCCCCATGACGAAGTTCACGCCGGCCGCCACCAGCAGCGTCAGCAAGGCGTCCATATCGTCCTGATCGGCTTCCGCGTGATTGGTGTAGCAGACGTCGCAGCCCATGGGCACGCCCAGCAGCTTGCCGCAGAACTGGTCTTCCAGGCCGGCGCGTGTGATCTGCTTGCCGTCGTACAGGTATTCCGGGCCGATGAAGCCCACGACCGAGTTGACCAGGAAAGGCGCGTACGCCCGCGCCACCGCGTAGGCGCGCGCTTCCAGCGTCTGCTGGTCGACG is a window of Bordetella sp. N DNA encoding:
- a CDS encoding tripartite tricarboxylate transporter substrate binding protein, giving the protein MQRKFLRVLAATASLGLSLAAAAPAVHAADTWPSRTIRYIVPFSPGGVSDGVARLIAEQLTKRLGQSVIVENKPGVSGIVGTQLVARADPDGYTIVGGTITTHAVNPFFVKSLGYDPVKDFTPVALVGMVSNALVVRADSPYTSVQAVIDAARAKPDTLTYGTAGPGTSQHLSGQLFQSISGTRLRQIVYKGGSQSMIDLIGGQIDMVFDTVAAARPMIDSGKVKVLGVTSAKPLADLPQAKPLAELGLPGFEMQSWQGIFAPAGTPAPVVDRIAREIAAAVATPEVKAKLLMLGVAPDGRGSAEFAAFQRSEIDKWGKVIKDAGIQAD
- a CDS encoding DMT family transporter translates to MRIAKPSPALASPSIAPASIVVPSGLGTLAWLGIMVLLWGLSWPVTKLALNTMPPLWLAATRFGSAALCLFALSALRGTLRLPPRGDWPIIASMGLLQMMTFTGLGMIAMTHVDTGRAVLLAYTTPLWGVLASWLLYRNAPTQLQLLALFVGLAGIVLVCSPLEMDWTAPGSLMGAAFLLTGAICWSVVILHIKRHRWTATPLALAPWQMLLATVPLAALAYALEGSPARIQVSAHLLEQLLFIGPVATSACFVISAEYGRRISTFAMSNFTLGVPLVGIAASALFLGSRLTPVFMMGLGLIMAGMLLAAVAGGRRGR
- a CDS encoding substrate-binding domain-containing protein, which produces MVKARQGRSLQLRVFVAVLLAAGSAAAQAQDSLKILTAGAIKSVVTATVPAFRKDAGREISIENDTAGALVKRLEGGDACDLTLLPAGALKELAAKGIIDGESIRPIARVGIGVVVASGTARPDIATVDAFKAALLAAPSVAYLDPAAGGSSGVYLTGLFKKLGIDQQIAAKAVLVPGGLVAQKIVDGQAALGIHQISEILTVPGAVLVGPLPAEIQNYTNYAAAVCAKSASKTAAAVFINELHTPATQQLLKTKGMEPAN
- a CDS encoding HpcH/HpaI aldolase/citrate lyase family protein, whose translation is MTENRFPIDGRLPALLRGGQPLRGLFNGLPSPAIIEMCAYAGFDFVIIDNEHGSADLGVTEHMLRAARAAGIPPVVRCFEHDLPRILDMGASAVQVPMVQTVEQARRLAGMTRYPPLGARGSAFSTRAAGYGAFGGAGHTQRSNEGIAFIAMIETPEAIALAGDIAAVDGVDAVFIGPNDLAHAMGHGSDWNAEPVQRAIAQGLQAIAAAGKCPGIIALTPADEAKYGPLGARYFCNVSTSIITRALAQAASAGRDAAVRY
- a CDS encoding LacI family DNA-binding transcriptional regulator — its product is MKTSPRAQDVADLANVSQSAVSRTFTPGASVSEETRRKVLAAAQKLGYRPNALARSLITRRSRIVALVMSYLENQFYPLVIEKLSQKLQKEGYHVLMFIAELDEAADGVLAEILQYQVDGIVMASAMLSPNIARGCAEVGVPVVQFNRISMLGGLARHASSSVTSDNHAGGRMAARHLVQRGYRRFGYLAGLEDSSTSIERERGFRDALHALGHDLHQREVGHYDFDLAQAATRRFFETDRVEDRVDAIFVANDHMAIAALDVLRQDLKLRVPEDVGVVGFDDVPQAAWGAYQLTTVRQQLEPMVDATVELLREQMQAELRPRDIVVPCVLVERGTA
- the eutC gene encoding ethanolamine ammonia-lyase subunit EutC, producing MANSDDLPDTATAAPLWQRLRQLTAARIGLPRSGASLATESLLDFRLSHARARDAVHAALDVDALRADLLPLGLPVLHCRSEAAERQRYLLRPDLGRRLDAESRERLMVSGQRGLDVCITVADGLSATAGQHHATALLGHLVPMLREQGWLLAPLVLLEQGRVAAGDDIGEALDVKLMIILVGERPGLTSPDSLGAYMTWLPKVGRNDSERNCVSNIRPQGYPLADAASKIAYLADRMRQEGCSGVRLKDDA
- a CDS encoding SDR family NAD(P)-dependent oxidoreductase, with product MIELPKGAGFGLQGRRALVTGGSGGIGLAAAAALGRAGAHVTVAARRGAELEQVCEALRAEDIACAAQVLDVTDSAAVDRVMTQGEAFDIVVNNAGMNRPKPLVEQTDEDIDAVLDLNVKATFYASRAAARRLLKEGRGGSIINVSSQMGHVGSPGRTVYCASKHALEGMTRALAWEVGAAGIRVNTICPTFIETPMTAPMLAQPGYREWVGARNALGRVGRLDEVMGAIVFLASEASSLMTGSALMLDAGWTAA
- a CDS encoding Lrp/AsnC family transcriptional regulator; the protein is MPKIELDEASLQILDALQQNAEFSNAELAERIGLSASPCWRRVADLKQQGVLRGSVALVDPLTLGLTVNVFVHVSLKQQDKDSLEVFTEAIRQRPEVMECYLMSGEADFMLRVVIEDLAKYQTLLLECLTQIPSVASIRSSFALSQVKYTTALPTGHLRA
- the hisD gene encoding histidinol dehydrogenase, translating into MIRHLKRGRTAAVKTEDDAKVRATVEGIIRDIETRGDEAVREYSRKFDQWDPADFRLSRAEIEAARKKLSAREIEDIAFAQAQIRNFAQIQRESMRDVEVETYPGVVLGHKHVPVNAVGCYIPGGKYPMLASAHMSVLTAKVAGVNRVVSTAPPYQGQPHPAIVTAMDMAGADEILVLGGVQAVVAMAVGTPTVAPVDMLVGPGNMFVAEAKRQLYGRVGIDLFAGPTETLVIADDSVDGELCAVDLLGQAEHGPTSPAILLTNSEQLAHDTMNEIERQLAKLPTAAIAAKSWADCGEVIVCDTQEEMLKVADDLAYEHVQVMTRDPDYFLKNMTNYGALFLGPRTNVSFGDKVIGTNHTLPTNRNARYTGGLWVGKFLKTCTYQRVLTDAASAAIGEYCSRLCHMENFAGHGEQANIRVRRYGNRPDLPWYQPVAAGAKA
- a CDS encoding tripartite tricarboxylate transporter substrate binding protein: MASIAVAPKIAFAEDKWPSKPIRIIVPFAPGGANDLLGRAAAEGIAKSLGVSVIVENKPGAGAVIGTDYVARADADGYTFLISAAGVISNSMIRKVHYKDSDLVPVAMVGLAPSVIVAPANSPYNNLKEFVEGSKTGHGLHFSTAGTGSTPHFVEGILTTNYGAKLDLVPYKSGGESVSAVIGGQVDATSEASIVVLPMVKGGKLKALACTWSERIKAYPELSTAAEQGFPDIKIAHWAGLHAPKGVPDAILDRVAAGVDAAMKDPANVKRFTDQGIEPVGGTRADFIKFCDEERARLGAVVKATGMHQDD